In the genome of Nocardioides marmoribigeumensis, one region contains:
- the lepB gene encoding signal peptidase I yields the protein MRRSRPSGDPSPVGPDGGPAATRKRRHVPASVEAVVLLVLALLLALGIKTFLVQMFFVPSESMEPLFIKNDRIMVEKWSYWSSPVRRGDVVVFEDPGGWLGPPPPLNPVQKGLSTIGLYPTGGHLVKRVIGVGGDRVACCDPDGRLTVNGVPLVEDSYVKKGSKPSDRDFSVTVPKGRLWVMGDNRSNSEDSRYHRQLPGGGTVPESAVVGKVWAIVWPISRWDHIETPRTFDQKALAQE from the coding sequence ATGCGGCGTTCCCGTCCCTCCGGCGACCCCAGCCCCGTCGGACCGGACGGAGGCCCCGCGGCCACGCGCAAGCGGCGTCACGTGCCCGCCTCGGTCGAGGCGGTCGTGCTCCTGGTCCTCGCGCTGCTGCTCGCGCTGGGGATCAAGACCTTCCTCGTCCAGATGTTCTTCGTGCCCTCGGAGTCGATGGAGCCGCTGTTCATCAAGAACGACCGGATCATGGTCGAGAAGTGGTCCTACTGGAGCTCGCCGGTCCGCCGCGGCGACGTCGTCGTCTTCGAGGACCCGGGCGGCTGGCTCGGACCGCCGCCCCCGCTCAACCCGGTCCAGAAGGGCCTGTCGACCATCGGCCTCTACCCCACCGGTGGGCACCTGGTGAAGCGCGTGATCGGCGTCGGCGGCGACCGGGTCGCCTGCTGCGACCCCGACGGCCGCCTGACCGTCAACGGCGTCCCCCTGGTCGAGGACTCCTACGTCAAGAAGGGCAGCAAGCCCTCCGACCGCGACTTCTCCGTGACCGTGCCCAAGGGCCGGCTGTGGGTGATGGGCGACAACCGCTCCAACAGCGAGGACTCGCGCTACCACCGCCAGCTGCCCGGCGGCGGCACGGTCCCGGAGTCCGCCGTCGTCGGCAAGGTCTGGGCGATCGTCTGGCCGATCAGCCGCTGGGACCACATCGAGACCCCCCGCACCTTCGACCAGAAGGCGCTGGCCCAGGAGTAG
- a CDS encoding M15 family metallopeptidase: MGEQLRRGGRRARFGGLAGIVVLSSLLTACEKGTAGPLGADDGTPGTSSSRSASQGSDSTTRTSGDASYAVDAPGRFKPPLRTADLLVTASHTLPDPLVTRIRRIQGVRALVPFSYAAASVDGRTLTVAAADPAAFRVFTPDATAQAQFVWDRLAGGEAAVDVTTPKKLVDAKDMVRLGSRDDSPLVHVGAYAPLVQRAAGLSTRPVVQVVVNPKRGEQLGLPTRNALLISTGSRTPSLVKKQIDKLLAGDRAGSVQLLAREFDNALQTAVLAGTSVSDAIGTFSYTNGPDGTIKPDQRWVDAYIRTESVPLLGDVTCNKAFIPQLRAALTEIVQAGLASSIHPDEYAGCYYPRYIGRSAANGLSLHSWGIAVDLNVPGNQRGTSGEMDRRVVAIMKKWGMAWGGDWNYTDPMHFEMNRVVRPG; encoded by the coding sequence ATGGGAGAACAGCTCCGGCGCGGAGGGCGCCGGGCGCGGTTCGGGGGACTCGCCGGCATCGTCGTGCTGAGCTCGCTCCTGACCGCGTGCGAGAAGGGGACCGCGGGTCCGCTGGGTGCCGACGACGGCACCCCGGGGACGTCGTCGTCCCGCAGCGCGTCCCAGGGCTCCGACAGCACGACCCGCACCAGCGGCGACGCGTCGTACGCCGTCGACGCGCCGGGGCGCTTCAAGCCCCCGCTGCGCACCGCCGACCTGCTCGTCACCGCCTCCCACACGCTGCCCGACCCGCTGGTCACCCGCATCCGCCGGATCCAGGGCGTCCGCGCCCTCGTGCCGTTCTCCTACGCCGCGGCCTCGGTCGACGGGCGCACGCTGACCGTCGCCGCCGCGGACCCTGCCGCGTTCCGGGTCTTCACCCCCGACGCGACGGCGCAGGCGCAGTTCGTCTGGGACCGCCTGGCCGGCGGCGAGGCCGCGGTCGACGTGACGACGCCCAAGAAGCTGGTGGACGCCAAGGACATGGTCCGCCTCGGCAGCCGCGACGACTCCCCGCTGGTGCACGTCGGCGCCTACGCCCCGCTGGTCCAGCGGGCAGCGGGGCTCTCCACCCGTCCGGTGGTGCAGGTCGTGGTCAACCCCAAGCGCGGCGAGCAGCTCGGTCTCCCGACCCGCAACGCGCTGCTGATCAGCACCGGGTCGCGGACCCCGTCCCTGGTCAAGAAGCAGATCGACAAGCTGCTGGCCGGCGACCGGGCCGGGTCGGTCCAGCTGCTCGCGCGGGAGTTCGACAACGCGCTCCAGACCGCGGTCCTGGCCGGCACCTCGGTGTCCGACGCGATCGGCACCTTCAGCTACACCAACGGCCCCGACGGCACGATCAAGCCCGACCAGCGCTGGGTCGACGCCTACATCCGCACCGAGTCCGTGCCCCTGCTGGGCGACGTCACGTGCAACAAGGCCTTCATCCCTCAGCTGCGAGCCGCCCTCACCGAGATCGTGCAGGCGGGGCTCGCCTCCTCGATCCACCCCGACGAGTACGCCGGGTGCTACTACCCGCGCTACATCGGCCGCAGCGCGGCCAACGGCCTCTCGCTCCACTCGTGGGGCATTGCGGTCGACCTCAACGTCCCGGGCAACCAGCGCGGCACCAGCGGCGAGATGGACCGCCGCGTCGTGGCGATCATGAAGAAGTGGGGCATGGCCTGGGGCGGGGACTGGAACTACACCGACCCCATGCACTTCGAGATGAACCGCGTGGTGCGGCCCGGCTGA
- a CDS encoding fasciclin domain-containing protein: MRLKKYAATAMVVCALGATAACGSNDDTSNDAAAAEASTPMTSDSPSASTMDPASDLVGPGCADYANAVPDGAGSVAGMAEDPVATAASNNPLLTTLVAAVSGKVNPKVNLVDTLNGGEFTVFAPVDKAFAAPAVKKALPTLKKDDALLTKILTYHVVPGQLSPADVTGTQKTVEGGTVKVTGSGDNLKVNGAHVICGGVHTANATVYLIDQVLMPKK, from the coding sequence ATGCGACTCAAGAAGTACGCCGCCACCGCCATGGTCGTCTGCGCGCTCGGCGCCACCGCCGCCTGCGGCAGCAACGACGACACGAGCAACGACGCGGCCGCCGCCGAGGCGAGCACGCCGATGACCAGCGACAGCCCCTCCGCGTCCACCATGGACCCGGCCTCCGACCTGGTCGGCCCCGGCTGCGCCGACTACGCGAACGCCGTCCCGGACGGCGCGGGCTCGGTCGCCGGCATGGCCGAGGACCCGGTGGCGACCGCCGCGAGCAACAACCCGCTGCTGACCACCCTGGTCGCCGCGGTGTCCGGCAAGGTCAACCCCAAGGTCAACCTGGTCGACACCCTCAACGGTGGCGAGTTCACCGTCTTCGCCCCGGTCGACAAGGCGTTCGCCGCCCCGGCCGTGAAGAAGGCGCTGCCCACGCTGAAGAAGGACGACGCGCTCCTCACCAAGATCCTGACCTACCACGTGGTCCCCGGCCAGCTGTCCCCCGCGGACGTCACCGGCACGCAGAAGACCGTCGAGGGCGGCACCGTCAAGGTGACCGGCTCCGGCGACAACCTCAAGGTCAACGGCGCCCACGTGATCTGCGGCGGCGTCCACACCGCCAACGCCACGGTCTACCTCATCGACCAGGTGCTCATGCCCAAGAAGTGA
- a CDS encoding molybdopterin-dependent oxidoreductase gives MSEPETQDARTSGRRLLGGVAGVLAALAGLGLAEGAAALLSGVTGPFLAVGNRMVDAAPGQLKDFAVEHFGTNDKPVLLGGIAAALLLITLVAGAVGVRRPRVGLGVFAVMSVVATVAMVTDRSATAGTGARLVPAVVLAVASLGGLHLMLAALRGVPAASTPGSTPAERSLDRRRFLLAAGAVTVGAVVGGALTRAYGGLAAAADRAGVRLPRPSTPAPPVPEGVEVGVKGVTPYLTSNADFYRVDTALKVPDVPLDTWTLRVHGMVDKELELTYDDLLARDLVERRITLTCVSNEVGGPYLGNATWLGVPVRELLAEAGVKDGADAVRSRSADDWTAGTPLDRLMDDQDEALVAIAMNGEPLPLKHGFPARLVTPGLYGYVSATKWLTELEVTRFSDFTAYWTNKGYDAQAPIKTSSRIDVPDSFARVKAGRVPVAGVAWSQTRGIEKVEVRIDGGPWQAARLGEADNKNTWRQWVFPWDAEPGNHRIEVRAEDGSGYTQTGARAPIAPDGSTGWHSVTVFVA, from the coding sequence ATGAGCGAGCCAGAGACCCAGGACGCCAGGACGTCCGGCCGCCGGCTGCTCGGTGGCGTCGCAGGCGTCCTCGCCGCCCTCGCGGGCCTCGGCCTGGCCGAGGGAGCCGCCGCGCTCCTGTCCGGCGTGACCGGGCCGTTCCTCGCGGTGGGCAACCGCATGGTCGACGCCGCCCCGGGGCAGCTCAAGGACTTCGCCGTCGAGCACTTCGGCACCAACGACAAGCCGGTGCTGCTCGGCGGGATCGCCGCGGCGCTCCTGCTGATCACGCTCGTGGCCGGCGCCGTGGGGGTGCGCCGGCCGCGCGTGGGCCTCGGGGTGTTCGCGGTGATGTCCGTCGTCGCGACCGTGGCGATGGTCACCGACCGGTCTGCCACGGCGGGCACCGGCGCGCGGCTCGTCCCCGCGGTCGTGCTCGCCGTGGCCTCCCTCGGCGGGCTGCACCTGATGCTCGCCGCGCTGCGTGGTGTGCCCGCCGCCTCCACGCCTGGCAGCACGCCGGCCGAGCGCTCCCTGGACCGTCGTCGCTTCCTCCTCGCGGCCGGCGCCGTGACCGTCGGCGCCGTCGTCGGAGGCGCCCTCACCAGGGCGTACGGCGGCCTGGCCGCGGCCGCCGACCGCGCCGGGGTGAGGCTGCCCCGCCCCAGCACCCCCGCACCGCCGGTGCCGGAGGGCGTCGAGGTGGGCGTGAAGGGCGTGACGCCGTACCTCACCAGCAACGCCGACTTCTACCGCGTCGACACCGCGCTCAAGGTGCCCGACGTGCCGCTCGACACCTGGACGCTCCGCGTCCACGGCATGGTCGACAAGGAGCTGGAGCTCACCTACGACGACCTGCTGGCTCGTGACCTGGTCGAGCGCCGGATCACCCTGACCTGCGTCTCCAACGAGGTGGGCGGCCCCTACCTCGGCAACGCCACCTGGCTCGGCGTCCCCGTCCGGGAGCTGCTCGCCGAGGCGGGGGTGAAGGACGGTGCCGACGCGGTCCGCTCGCGCAGCGCCGACGACTGGACCGCCGGCACGCCGCTCGACCGGCTGATGGACGACCAGGACGAGGCCCTCGTCGCGATCGCGATGAACGGCGAGCCCCTCCCGCTCAAGCACGGCTTCCCCGCGCGGCTGGTGACCCCCGGCCTCTACGGCTACGTCTCGGCCACCAAGTGGCTGACCGAGCTGGAGGTCACGCGCTTCTCCGACTTCACGGCGTACTGGACCAACAAGGGCTACGACGCGCAGGCGCCGATCAAGACCTCGAGCCGCATCGACGTGCCCGACTCCTTCGCCCGCGTGAAGGCCGGCCGCGTGCCGGTCGCCGGGGTCGCCTGGTCGCAGACGCGCGGCATCGAGAAGGTCGAGGTCCGCATCGACGGCGGCCCGTGGCAGGCGGCGCGCCTCGGCGAAGCCGACAACAAGAACACCTGGCGCCAGTGGGTCTTCCCCTGGGACGCCGAGCCGGGCAACCACCGCATCGAGGTGCGGGCCGAGGACGGCAGCGGCTACACCCAGACCGGCGCCCGCGCCCCCATCGCGCCCGACGGCTCCACCGGCTGGCACAGCGTCACCGTCTTCGTGGCCTGA
- a CDS encoding NADPH:quinone oxidoreductase family protein translates to MRSLQVTSLDGPSSVSVADVPEPTADDGQVLVEVKAVGVSWPDLLQTRGEYQLKPELPFQLGVDFAGTVRSAPGSSGFSIGDRVACALPYGGGAELVATHPDGVFPLPDEMSFEQGAAIPMNYLTAEFALRERGHLQDGETVLVNGAAGGVGTATIQVAKGMGARVIAVASTEDKCDFARRAGADEAVVVEGFRDAVKELTGGQGVDVLVDVVGGDLMTDSLRSLGTLGRLLVIGFTGGTIPEVKVNRLLLNNIDVRGVGWGAYAMLRGGYMREQWDRLVPMMRSGAIDPPIGRTYAFEDVSDALQEMAERRTLGKSVLVL, encoded by the coding sequence ATGCGCTCCCTCCAGGTGACCTCCCTCGACGGCCCCTCCTCGGTCTCCGTGGCCGACGTCCCCGAACCCACCGCCGACGACGGCCAGGTGCTCGTGGAGGTCAAGGCGGTGGGGGTCTCGTGGCCCGACCTGCTGCAGACGCGGGGGGAGTACCAGCTCAAGCCCGAGCTGCCGTTCCAGCTCGGCGTCGACTTCGCCGGCACGGTGCGCTCGGCCCCGGGGTCCTCGGGCTTCTCGATCGGTGACCGGGTCGCCTGCGCCCTGCCGTACGGCGGCGGGGCCGAGCTGGTCGCGACCCACCCGGACGGCGTGTTCCCGCTGCCCGACGAGATGAGCTTCGAGCAGGGCGCCGCGATCCCGATGAACTACCTGACCGCCGAGTTCGCGCTGCGCGAGCGGGGTCACCTGCAGGACGGCGAGACCGTGCTGGTCAACGGCGCCGCGGGTGGCGTCGGCACCGCCACGATCCAGGTCGCCAAGGGCATGGGCGCCCGCGTCATCGCGGTCGCCTCGACCGAGGACAAGTGCGACTTCGCCCGCCGCGCGGGCGCCGACGAGGCGGTCGTGGTCGAGGGCTTCCGCGACGCCGTCAAGGAACTCACCGGCGGCCAGGGCGTCGACGTGCTGGTCGACGTCGTCGGCGGCGACCTGATGACCGACTCGCTGCGCAGCCTCGGCACGCTCGGGCGGCTGCTGGTGATCGGCTTCACCGGCGGCACGATCCCCGAGGTGAAGGTCAACCGCCTGCTGCTCAACAACATCGACGTGCGCGGCGTCGGCTGGGGCGCCTACGCGATGCTGCGCGGCGGCTACATGCGCGAGCAGTGGGACCGGCTCGTGCCGATGATGCGCAGCGGTGCGATCGACCCGCCGATCGGCCGCACCTACGCCTTCGAGGACGTCAGTGACGCGCTGCAGGAGATGGCGGAGCGGCGCACGCTCGGCAAGTCGGTCCTGGTCCTCTAG
- a CDS encoding GNAT family N-acetyltransferase, which yields MESAAPTTTLTTTDNTELSRIDAHVDGALVGFAAYEVCDDGVYTFHHTEVFEGNEGRGFGQRLAEGVVRFAREQDVRIHPTCSFLASYLRKHPDSQDVLDPKFEV from the coding sequence ATGGAGAGTGCTGCCCCCACCACGACGCTGACCACCACCGACAACACCGAGCTCTCACGCATCGACGCCCACGTCGACGGCGCGCTGGTGGGCTTCGCGGCCTACGAGGTCTGCGACGACGGCGTCTACACCTTCCACCACACCGAGGTGTTCGAGGGCAACGAGGGCCGCGGGTTCGGCCAGCGCCTCGCCGAGGGCGTCGTGCGCTTCGCGCGCGAGCAGGACGTCAGGATCCACCCGACCTGCTCGTTCCTCGCCTCCTACCTGCGCAAGCACCCCGACAGCCAGGACGTGCTCGACCCCAAGTTCGAGGTCTGA
- a CDS encoding N-acyl-D-amino-acid deacylase family protein has protein sequence MPDAPAPFDVVVRRGRWFDGTGAPSEVRDLGIREGRVVAISADELDATGCPTVIDAAGQWVLPGMVDIHTHYDVEVLREPALVESLRHGVTTILLGSCSLSTLHVDPTTAGDLFGRVEAIPRQHVIAALEEAQQGAGGWRDAKEYVDFLESLPLGPNLAAFVGHSDLRAAVMGLDRATREDVRPTAGELARMEELLEDALDAGFVGMSAQQLLFDKLDGEVCRSRTLPSTYARTKERRRLNQVLRARRRVLQGGPDITSVRSIAAMTLSSLPVGPGAPGGRGLRRPQLKTTLLSAADIKANPLLVHIMNPIAATLNRLGGDFRWQHLPVPFEVYADGIDLVIFEEFGSGAAALHLADQVERNALLQDEDYRRRFRKDYDERFGMRVWHRDFFDAEIVECPDDSRLGSLVGLTFGQVGIERGRLTASGEPLHPVDAFLDLVVEHGTKLRWRTTISNHRPRYADKLAVSPGVQMGFSDAGAHLRNMAFYDFGLKLLRRVHRAEQAGRPFMSLEHAVHRLTGELAEWYSLDAGHLRVGDRADLVVLDPAGLDDSMDDYAEAPVASYDGLPRMVNRSDRAVKAVLVNGTRVFGSGRAGDALGTERTGSFLRART, from the coding sequence ATGCCTGACGCACCCGCACCCTTCGACGTCGTCGTCCGCCGTGGCCGGTGGTTCGACGGGACCGGCGCCCCGAGCGAGGTCCGCGACCTCGGCATCCGCGAGGGGCGGGTCGTCGCGATCAGCGCCGACGAGCTCGACGCGACCGGGTGCCCGACGGTCATCGACGCGGCGGGCCAGTGGGTGCTCCCCGGCATGGTCGACATCCACACCCACTACGACGTCGAGGTGCTGCGCGAGCCGGCGCTGGTCGAGTCGCTGCGCCACGGCGTGACCACGATCCTGCTCGGCTCCTGCTCGCTCTCCACCCTGCACGTCGACCCGACGACCGCGGGCGACCTGTTCGGACGGGTCGAGGCGATCCCCCGCCAGCACGTCATCGCCGCCCTGGAGGAGGCCCAGCAGGGGGCGGGCGGCTGGCGCGACGCCAAGGAGTACGTCGACTTCCTCGAGTCACTGCCCCTCGGCCCCAACCTCGCGGCGTTCGTCGGGCACTCCGACCTCCGCGCCGCGGTGATGGGCCTCGACCGCGCCACCCGCGAGGACGTCAGGCCGACGGCCGGCGAGCTGGCCCGCATGGAGGAGCTCCTCGAGGACGCCCTCGACGCCGGCTTCGTCGGGATGTCGGCCCAGCAGCTGCTGTTCGACAAGCTCGACGGCGAGGTGTGCCGGTCGCGGACGCTCCCGTCGACGTACGCCCGCACCAAGGAGCGCCGCCGTCTCAACCAGGTGCTGCGCGCCCGGCGCCGCGTGCTCCAGGGCGGCCCCGACATCACCTCGGTGCGCAGCATCGCGGCGATGACGCTGTCCTCGCTGCCCGTCGGCCCCGGCGCCCCCGGCGGTCGCGGTCTGCGCCGCCCGCAGCTCAAGACGACCCTGCTGTCCGCCGCGGACATCAAGGCCAACCCGCTGCTGGTGCACATCATGAACCCGATCGCGGCGACGCTGAACCGGCTGGGTGGCGACTTCCGCTGGCAGCACCTGCCGGTGCCGTTCGAGGTCTACGCCGACGGCATCGACCTGGTCATCTTCGAGGAGTTCGGCTCCGGGGCCGCCGCGCTCCACCTCGCCGACCAGGTCGAGCGCAACGCCCTGCTCCAGGACGAGGACTACCGCCGCCGGTTCCGCAAGGACTACGACGAGCGCTTCGGCATGCGGGTGTGGCACCGCGACTTCTTCGACGCCGAGATCGTCGAGTGCCCCGACGACTCGCGCCTGGGCTCGCTGGTCGGCCTGACCTTCGGGCAGGTCGGCATCGAGCGCGGCCGCCTCACCGCCTCCGGCGAGCCGCTGCACCCGGTCGACGCGTTCCTCGACCTCGTCGTGGAGCACGGCACCAAGCTGCGGTGGCGCACCACGATCTCCAACCACCGGCCGAGGTACGCCGACAAGCTGGCGGTCAGCCCCGGCGTCCAGATGGGCTTCTCCGACGCCGGCGCCCACCTGCGCAACATGGCGTTCTACGACTTCGGGCTCAAGCTGCTGCGACGCGTCCACCGGGCCGAGCAGGCGGGCCGGCCGTTCATGTCGCTCGAGCACGCCGTCCACCGCCTGACCGGCGAGCTGGCCGAGTGGTACTCCCTCGACGCCGGCCACCTCCGCGTCGGCGACCGGGCCGACCTCGTGGTGCTCGACCCGGCCGGCCTCGACGACTCGATGGACGACTACGCCGAGGCGCCGGTCGCGTCGTACGACGGCCTCCCGCGCATGGTCAACCGCTCCGACCGGGCCGTGAAGGCCGTCCTGGTCAACGGCACGAGGGTCTTCGGGTCGGGCCGTGCCGGGGACGCGCTCGGCACCGAGCGCACCGGGTCGTTCCTGCGGGCCCGCACCTGA